In the genome of Rhopalosiphum padi isolate XX-2018 chromosome 1, ASM2088224v1, whole genome shotgun sequence, the window agatctGTGATCTGTCACgtttaaatgttgacaaaattgaatatttaaactttaaactaaacaaaaattggATACTGCTCTGCTGTAGGTATAGTAGGTATCGAGCGCGCGAGTCACAGTTATTgaagtgttaaatttgaattcaatcataaattatacaatgcaAAATGATTCTGAGTGGAAACATCTGTCAGACTATATCACTAAGtacaaacttaaaggtaaggaTATTATTAAGGagtcttatatatattttattggtattattattttaaagtgagttatagggTATAGCTataagctatgtaaaatatcacaactttaaaatgttcatatttagcTCACTTTAAagtgataatatcaataaaagtatatacaagACTTcttgataatattcttacctttaagttttataaaaggTAAATTGAATCTAATATTAAGCtaacaacaaaaatgtattttactgaacacatttttttatgatgtacGTATTAGTAtaagacaaagacaacacatgtggtTATAATGTCCTTTTTGGAAGGTATAtactatctatataaaatatatatttttaatattataattaataatttataagccaatatttatttaatagttattgtttatacctacatatttttctatatttgttCAATAATCAATACTGAAAATAGTGCATAGccatataatttagtataacatTTACATTACAGCCATTTTCCAAATAATTTACCCTTAAAAAAAATCCTCTAGGTATTAATTTTCATGTATTTATAGACTTATGGTATTTTACACAATTCTTTCAATTTTTGACGCCAACAAACCGTCTAGATTTAAATGATTCTACATGTACGTGTTTTTCGGAAGCTTACAGCCAACTGAGTAATCTAATTCATAAACCATGTTTACTCCCCAGGAGGCCCATTTTcgttaataaatcataaatgtcgGAAGTCTGAGCCCTTCAAAGGCGACTGCCACTCGCAAGATTATTCACAGTATGATCTTTGAGTCGTAATGTCTACCATCAACCAGGAATTTTTCAGTAAGTAtaactatgaataattttaagacttcctaaaatttaataacgcttaaatgttaaaaaaattaaaacactgattattgttaaatatattatgtatagttatataagaaaatttttaatacgTATTAATTTCTATAAGCTTTTTAATTGCTATTGCTATTTAATTCcagtattcatttataaataattttcatgacATTTTAGAATATCTGATAGTATTGGCTATGTGCAACATGGCCTTTGCTAATAACGGCAACGGGGTGATCGTGACTGCTAGGTCTAGCGACGACTGCCAAGTAACACCCGTCATCCATGTCTTACAGTACCCAGGATGTGTTCCTAAGCCAATACCATCGTTTGCATGTACAGGACGCTGCAGCAGCTATCTACAAGTAAATAAGCGTGCTGAACGAAaccctttttaaataataatgataatatgcaaatatacaatgatgttatgttttttttaacaaggtTTCTGGGTCTAAAATATGGCAAATGGAAAGGTCTTGTATGTGCTGTCAAGAAAGCGGTGAACGAGAAGCTTCGGTATCACTCTTTTGCCCAAAAGCCAAACAAGGCGAGAAAAAATTTAGAAAGGTAGgttcataattatatacatttatcagataaatatatatatctaatatagtatgacgtgtttgtgtgtgtgtggaggGGAGAAGTAAGGtatgaattatacatttattggaGATAAGCACAACATAACTGTGCatgcattcattttttttaccttgcaatatgaatgaaaaaatatattaatttatattatactatataggcaACCAAATTGCATATATTTCATTACACCGAAactggttttaaaatttaaaatattgttctataAAAAGCATGATTAAATAGAtaggtgaatatttttttacaagacGTAGCAGGTAAAAATCAAACATCCGTATAAGTTCCTACGAgaataaaaacaacttaaatcTTTTTACGTCCAAAAGTGTATTTTACACAAAATgacaacattttgattttaaaacaaattttcttCCCAATTTATTCAAACTGATTGCTTATTATAGAGGTgtggttaaaatgtatttattttgtatttgataaaaaaaaatccaatttttagtAATCAACAAGTAAATAATTACAGAGTTCAACAAAAAACTTGTCcacataataatgcatttttatgtatttatttataaaacgaatATGACAACgcaattaaaaattagtgtgattttttacgattttaacaaaaaataatttttttctgagaCTGCCCAAACGTAGactttactaaataataattaataaatcacatTTTGCGGTATAGTATAACTGATAAGTATACTAATACTTAGTATAGTAATTGgcgtgactataatataatataatataatatatttatacatttattatattatattcaattgcaGGTTACTACAAAAGCTCCATTGGAATGCATGTGTCGCCCTTGTACGGGTATTGAAGAAAGTGCGGTAATTCCTCAAGAAATGTCTAACTATGCTGCTGATGAGCCACCAATCAACGGTCATTTTtctaaatctatttaaattattaatcaataaataaagaaagtgtttatattactttcatttttatacagtttCTAAATTCTTTATCTACCACCCTCTtcgtatctataaattattataatgtaatattttatatagtcgtataataatatataatataatcgtactattattgtagttatagttaaacaataatctcttatacagttatacaatatatatacatactatacatatacgcGTATGTCAGTtgcactaaaattataaataaatgtattgtttattttaaatgcataggtacatttttatatttgttttgagtggtcataaaagaaatatatttattgagtaacctataaaaatattattggtcgTGCTGAGATAAACTGTATAGTGTAGTGGAATAAATGTATGTCTAATAGTGCAGTTAtcgtaacatttaatataattgtacaatgtacataggttacacaaattattactttaacgttattctgatttttaatttaagtaccaCAGTACCTGCAACAATACCaaaattatttcgttttactatattattttgtgttatatttcgtatttatttttacattaattttaattttaaaaagccgTTAATATAATTAACCCAAAATTTTGTCCTCGAGTTCCACGAGgccatgattataatatgttatatataaatatgtatgtagatACCATGGCTAAATATGCCCCTGAAAATATGACATTGCTGCAGTTTCCAACTTTGCAGACAATTGAAacaatatgacaatatatatttatataacattataataaattgatttatgtatttattaattattatattcaaattattcagTATCTACATAGTCATAAGAGTTTAGGCGTAATTGAATACTTTGTGAAGCTGCAGCAGTGAAAATAACAATATGGAAATTCAACTGAGTCGAACGATGagagaaaatcaaaaatataatttcacaaaACTTTATGATGTAAAAAAATCTTGATTTTCACCTGAGGTGACTTTTGCCAGGGCAACGCCGGGTGGGACAGGGATATatccaat includes:
- the LOC132931591 gene encoding bursicon, encoding MSTINQEFFKYLIVLAMCNMAFANNGNGVIVTARSSDDCQVTPVIHVLQYPGCVPKPIPSFACTGRCSSYLQVSGSKIWQMERSCMCCQESGEREASVSLFCPKAKQGEKKFRKVTTKAPLECMCRPCTGIEESAVIPQEMSNYAADEPPINGHFSKSI